The following proteins are encoded in a genomic region of Drosophila miranda strain MSH22 chromosome 4, D.miranda_PacBio2.1, whole genome shotgun sequence:
- the LOC108162927 gene encoding replication termination factor 2, with amino-acid sequence MGCDGGTIPKRDELVRVKQKPEQKDKDAEREFRWLHCALTQQRLQEPIAICGMGRLYSKQSLIERLLEKEKMPEMSEHVKSLKDIKTLHLTPNPAFTEEDKTEGLLDTRHAPYICKLIGLEMSGKFRFVALWTCGCVVSERALKQIKGNSSSTCPLCQTPYSVEDIVVLNGNEEDLELMKVKMEMRAAKRKSSKKDKKEAKKVEIKTETGEPCASTTVTEKPSTSTSSKVKAIANPKRLGAANAMQDPELKRLKNDFSVAKDPKASDVYKSLFTSHKTEKEQERAHWITYNPFYN; translated from the exons ATGGGATGCGATGGCGGAACTATTCCCAAACGCGATGAGCTGGTCCGCGTCAAACAAAAGCCAGAACAG AAAGACAAAGACGCGGAGCGAGAGTTTCGCTGGCTGCACTGCGCTCTAACGCAGCAGCGCCTGCAGGAGCCCATAGCCATATGCGGAATGGGCAGATTGTACTCAAAGCAGAGCCTTATCGAGAGGCTGCTGGAAAAGGAGAAAATGCCCGAGATGTCCGAGCATGTGAAGAGCCTAAAGGACATTAAAACTCTACACTTGACCCCCAATCCTGCCTTCACAGAAGAGGACAAGACCGAGGGACTGCTAGACACTCGTCATGCCCCGTATATATGCAAGCTGATTGGGCTTGAGATGTCAGGAAAGTTTCGATTCGTTGCACTTTGGACCTGTGGATGTGTGGTGTCCGAGAGAGCCCTGAAACAGATTAAAGGAAACTCGTCCAGCACTTGCCCCTTGTGCCAGACCCCCTACAGTGTCGAGGACATAgtcgttctgaacggtaatgAAGAGGACTTGGAGCTGATGAAGGTCAAGATGGAAATGCGAGCAGCCAAAAGGAAGTCGTCGAAAAAAGACAAAAAAGAGGCCAAGAAGGTAGAGATTAAAACAGAGACCGGCGAGCCTTGTGCGTCCACAACAGTGACTGAGAAGCCATCAACCTCAACCAGCTCGAAAGTCAAGGCAATTGCCAATCCCAAGCGCCTGGGGGCTGCGAACGCCATGCAGGACCCCGAACTCAAGCGATTGAAAAACGACTTCAGCGTGGCCAAGGACCCAAAGGCCAGCGATGTCTACAAATCCCTCTTTACCTCCCACAAAACGGAGAAGGAGCAGGAGCGTGCCCACTGGATCACCTACAATCCATTCTACAATTAG
- the LOC117188976 gene encoding cilia- and flagella-associated protein 20 isoform X1, with translation MYRSAYQKGFLTILYSVGSSPLAKWSSYTKNGYIKRIYDDDIKSLVLEIIGSNVSTAFIHCPSECKEQLGIKLPFLVLLIKNMHKYFCFEVKIQDDQRFMRRFRVSNFQSKTSVKPFCTAMPMGMSPGWNQIQFNLADFTRRAYGSNYLETVSLQIHANVRIRRVYFADKLYTEAELPNDYRLMGKPKDLKKPEKQFKVPPTARPPSPLNTARGEGPVKAPQPEAPVQESEPEPAPEPAPELKKVPSPTVSVGVVSAAPEPAAEEPPTQTEATEEAYY, from the exons ATGTATCGTTCTGCTTATCAGAAAGGGTTTCTAACAATTCTCTACAGCGTGGGCAGCTCACCTCTGGCGAAGTGGTCTTCGTAT ACCAAAAATGGCTACATTAAGCGGATATACGATGATGATATCAAGTCTCTGGTGCTAGAGATAATAGGTTCCAATGTGTCGACCGCATTCATCCACTGCCCCAGTGAGTGCAAGGAGCAGCTCGGCATCAAGCTGCCGTTTTTGGTGCTTCTGATAAAGAacatgcataaatatttttgctTCGAAGTTAAG ATTCAAGATGATCAGCGTTTCATGCGCCGCTTTCGCGTATCGAATTTCCAGAGCAAGACTTCTGTCAAGCCGTTCTGCACAGCCATGCCAATGGGCATGTCGCCTGGCTGGAACCAGATTCAATTCAATCTCGCTGATTTCACACGGCGCGCCTACGGCTCGAACTATCTGGAGACCGTATCGCTGCAGATACATGCCAATGTGCGCATTCGCCGCGTCTACTTTGCTGACAAGCTCTACACGGAAGCAGAGCTTCCCAATGATTACCGCTTGATGGGCAAGCCCAAGGATTTGAAGAAGCCGGAGAAGCAGTTTAAGGTGCCTCCTACTGCTCGTCCCCCATCGCCTCTGAATACGGCGCGTGGTGAAGGACCGGTTAAGGCACCTCAGCCAGAGGCGCCGGTTCAGGAATCGGAGCCGGAGCCTGCTCCGGAGCCTGCTCCGGAGCTGAAGAAGGTACCGTCGCCTACCGTCTCCGTGGGTGTGGTCTCAGCTGCTCCGGAGCCCGCAGCCGAGGAGCCCCCTACACAGACCGAGGCCACTGAGGAGGCCTACTACTAG
- the LOC117188976 gene encoding cilia- and flagella-associated protein 20 isoform X2 codes for MYRSAYQKGFLTILYSVGSSPLAKWSSYTKNGYIKRIYDDDIKSLVLEIIGSNVSTAFIHCPSECKEQLGIKLPFLVLLIKNMHKYFCFEVKIQDDQRFMRRFRVSNFQSKTSVKPFCTAMPMGMSPGWNQIQFNLADFTRRAYGSNYLETVSLQIHANVRIRRVYFADKLYTEAELPNDYRLMGKPKDLKKPEKQFKVPPTARPPSPLNTARGEGPVKAPQPEAPVQESEPEPAPEPAPELKKVPSPTVSVGLSCSGARSRGAPYTDRGH; via the exons ATGTATCGTTCTGCTTATCAGAAAGGGTTTCTAACAATTCTCTACAGCGTGGGCAGCTCACCTCTGGCGAAGTGGTCTTCGTAT ACCAAAAATGGCTACATTAAGCGGATATACGATGATGATATCAAGTCTCTGGTGCTAGAGATAATAGGTTCCAATGTGTCGACCGCATTCATCCACTGCCCCAGTGAGTGCAAGGAGCAGCTCGGCATCAAGCTGCCGTTTTTGGTGCTTCTGATAAAGAacatgcataaatatttttgctTCGAAGTTAAG ATTCAAGATGATCAGCGTTTCATGCGCCGCTTTCGCGTATCGAATTTCCAGAGCAAGACTTCTGTCAAGCCGTTCTGCACAGCCATGCCAATGGGCATGTCGCCTGGCTGGAACCAGATTCAATTCAATCTCGCTGATTTCACACGGCGCGCCTACGGCTCGAACTATCTGGAGACCGTATCGCTGCAGATACATGCCAATGTGCGCATTCGCCGCGTCTACTTTGCTGACAAGCTCTACACGGAAGCAGAGCTTCCCAATGATTACCGCTTGATGGGCAAGCCCAAGGATTTGAAGAAGCCGGAGAAGCAGTTTAAGGTGCCTCCTACTGCTCGTCCCCCATCGCCTCTGAATACGGCGCGTGGTGAAGGACCGGTTAAGGCACCTCAGCCAGAGGCGCCGGTTCAGGAATCGGAGCCGGAGCCTGCTCCGGAGCCTGCTCCGGAGCTGAAGAAG GTACCGTCGCCTACCGTCTCCGTGGGTCTCAGCTGCTCCGGAGCCCGCAGCCGAGGAGCCCCCTACACAGACCGAGGCCACTGA
- the LOC117188977 gene encoding ER membrane protein complex subunit 3-like — MVLELSVNMIFNAQQSWTNQIMTELLIDPDIRVWVFLPIVLITFLVGIVRHYVSILISTQKKAEITQIQDSQAMIRARLLRENGKYLSAQSFSMRKNYFNSEETGYFKTQKRAPVAQNSSAMLTDMVKGNFINVLPMVVIGGWINWIFSGFVTTKVPFPLTLRFKPMLQRGVELASLDAAWVSSASWYFLNVFGLRSIYTLVLGENNHADQTQAQADAMTGAAMTMPQDPKAAFKAEWEALEITEYHNALKNIDADMMNIVAASDQSE, encoded by the exons ATGGTTTTGGAGTTGTCTGTAAATATGATTTTTAACGCACAGCAATCTTGGACAAATCAAATAATGACAGAGCTGCTCATTGATCCGGACATTCGCGTGTGGGTTTTCTTGCCCATAGTGCTGATCACCTTTTTGGTTGGCATAGTGCGGCACTATGTGTCTATTCTGATATCAACACAAAAGAAGGCCGAAATAACCCAGATCCAGGACAG TCAAGCCATGATTCGCGCTCGCCTCCTGCGGGAAAATGGCAAATACTTGAGCGCCCAGTCATTCTCCATGAGGAAAAACTACTTTAACAGCGAGGAAACGGGCTACTTTAAGACCCAGAAGCGGGCGCCTGTAGCCCAGAACTCATCTGCCATGCTGACTGACATGGTAAAAGGGAACTTCATCAACGTACTGCCGATGGTCGTCATCGGAGGATGGATTAATTGGATATTCTCTGGTTTCGTGACCACCAAGGTGCCGTTTCCGCTGACCTTGCGCTTCAAGCCCATGTTACAACGTGGAGTTGAGCTAGCTTCCCTGGACGCTGCCTGGGTCTCATCCGCCTCCTGGTATTTCCTCAACGTATTCGGTCTGCGCTCCATCTACACATTAGTCCTGGGTGAGAACAACCACGCGGACCAGACTCAGGCCCAAGCAGATGCAATGACTGGCGCCGCCATGACCATGCCGCAGGACCCTAAGGCAGCCTTCAAAGCGGAATGGGAGGCTCTGGAGATCACAGAGTACCACAATGCCCTGAAAAACATAGACGCCGACATGATGAACATCGTTGCAGCCTCCGACCAAAGTGAATGA
- the LOC117188976 gene encoding cilia- and flagella-associated protein 20 isoform X3, producing the protein MSRSAYQKEFLTILYSVGSSPLAKWSSHTKNGCIKRIYDDDIKSLVLEIIGSNVSTAFIHCPRGCKEQLGIKLPFLVLLIKNMHKYFCFEVEIQDDQRFMRRFRVSNFQSKTSVKPFCTAMQMAMSPGWNQIQFNLADFTQRVYGSNYLETVSLQIHANVRIRRVYFADKLYTEAELPNDYRLMGKPKDLKKPEKQFKVPPTARPPSPLNTARGEGPVKAPQPKAPVQESEPEPAPELKKVPSPTVSVGLSCSGARSRGAPYTDRGH; encoded by the exons ATGTCTCGTTCTGCTTATCAGAAAGAGTTTCTAACAATTCTCTACAGCGTGGGCAGCTCACCTCTGGCGAAGTGGTCTTCGCAT ACCAAAAATGGCTGCATTAAGCGGATATACGATGATGATATCAAGTCTCTGGTGCTAGAGATAATAGGTTCCAATGTGTCGACCGCATTCATCCACTGCCCCAGGGGCTGCAAGGAGCAGCTCGGCATCAAGCTGCCGTTTTTGGTGCTTCTGATAAAGAacatgcataaatatttttgctTCGAAGTTGAG ATTCAAGATGATCAGCGTTTCATGCGCCGCTTTCGCGTATCGAATTTCCAGAGCAAGACTTCTGTCAAGCCGTTCTGCACAGCCATGCAAATGGCCATGTCGCCTGGCTGGAACCAGATTCAATTCAATCTCGCTGATTTCACACAGCGCGTCTACGGCTCGAACTATCTGGAGACCGTATCGCTGCAGATACATGCCAATGTGCGCATTCGCCGCGTCTACTTTGCTGACAAGCTCTACACGGAAGCAGAGCTTCCCAATGATTACCGCTTGATGGGCAAGCCCAAGGATTTGAAGAAGCCGGAGAAGCAGTTTAAGGTGCCTCCTACTGCTCGTCCCCCATCGCCTCTAAATACGGCGCGTGGTGAAGGACCGGTTAAGGCACCTCAGCCAAAGGCGCCGGTTCAGGAATCGGAGCCGGAGCCTGCTCCGGAGCTGAAGAAGGTACCGTCGCCTACCGTCTCCGTGGGTCTCAGCTGCTCCGGAGCCCGCAGCCGAGGAGCCCCCTACACAGACCGAGGCCACTGA
- the LOC117188978 gene encoding ER membrane protein complex subunit 3-like: MTELLIDPDIRVCVFLPIVLITFLVGIVRHYVSILISTQKKAEITQIQDSQAMIRARLLRENGKYLSAQSFSMRKNYFNSEETGYFKTQKRAPVAQNSSAMLTDMVKGNFINVLPMVVIGGWINWMFSGFVTTKVPFPLTLSFKPMLQRGVELASLDAAWVSSASWYFLNVFGLRSIYTLVLGENNHADQTQAQADAMTGAAMTMPQDPKAAFKAEWEALEITEYHNALKNIDADMMNIVAASDQSE, encoded by the exons ATGACAGAGCTGCTCATTGATCCGGACATTCGCGTGTGCGTTTTCTTGCCCATAGTGCTGATCACCTTTTTGGTTGGCATAGTGCGGCACTATGTGTCTATTCTGATATCAACACAAAAGAAGGCCGAAATAACCCAGATCCAGGACAG TCAAGCCATGATTCGCGCTCGCCTCCTGCGGGAAAATGGCAAATACTTGAGCGCCCAGTCATTCTCCATGAGGAAAAACTACTTTAACAGCGAGGAAACGGGCTACTTCAAGACCCAGAAGCGGGCGCCTGTGGCCCAGAACTCATCTGCCATGCTGACTGACATGGTAAAAGGGAACTTCATCAACGTACTGCCGATGGTCGTCATCGGAGGATGGATTAATTGGATGTTCTCTGGTTTCGTGACCACCAAGGTGCCGTTTCCGCTGACCTTGAGCTTCAAGCCCATGTTACAACGTGGAGTTGAGCTAGCTTCCCTGGACGCTGCCTGGGTCTCATCCGCCTCCTGGTATTTCCTCAACGTATTCGGTCTGCGCTCCATCTACACATTAGTCCTGGGTGAGAACAACCACGCGGACCAGACTCAGGCCCAAGCAGATGCAATGACTGGCGCCGCCATGACCATGCCGCAGGACCCTAAGGCAGCCTTCAAAGCGGAATGGGAGGCTCTGGAGATCACAGAGTACCACAATGCCCTGAAAAACATAGACGCCGACATGATGAACATCGTTGCAGCCTCCGACCAAAGTGAATGA
- the LOC108162928 gene encoding cilia- and flagella-associated protein 20, with translation MYRSAYQKGFLTILYSVGSSPLAKWSSYTKNGYIKRIYDDDIKSLVLEIIGSNVSTAFIHCPSECKEQLGIKLPFLVLLIKNMHKYFCFEVKIQDDQRFMRRFRVSNFQSKTSVKPFCTAMPMGMSPGWNQIQFNLADFTRRAYGSNYLETVSLQIHANVRIRRVYFADKLYTEAELPNDYRLMGKPKDLKKPEKQFKVPPTARPPSPLNTARGEGPVKAPQPEAPVQESEPEPAPEPAPELKKVPSPTVSVGVVSAAPEPAAEEPPTQTEATEEAYY, from the exons ATGTATCGTTCTGCTTATCAGAAAGGGTTTCTAACAATTCTCTACAGCGTGGGCAGCTCACCTCTGGCGAAGTGGTCTTCGTAT ACCAAAAATGGCTACATTAAGCGGATATACGATGATGATATCAAGTCTCTGGTGCTAGAGATAATAGGTTCCAATGTGTCGACCGCATTCATCCACTGCCCCAGTGAGTGCAAGGAGCAGCTCGGCATCAAGCTGCCGTTTTTGGTGCTTCTGATAAAGAACATGCATAAGTATTTTTGCTTCGAAGTTAAG ATTCAAGATGATCAGCGTTTCATGCGCCGCTTTCGCGTATCGAATTTCCAGAGCAAGACTTCTGTCAAGCCGTTCTGCACAGCCATGCCAATGGGCATGTCGCCTGGCTGGAACCAGATTCAATTCAATCTCGCTGATTTCACACGGCGCGCCTACGGCTCGAACTATCTGGAGACCGTATCGCTGCAGATACATGCCAATGTGCGCATTCGCCGCGTCTACTTTGCTGACAAGCTCTACACGGAAGCAGAGCTTCCCAATGATTACCGCTTGATGGGCAAGCCCAAGGATTTGAAGAAGCCGGAGAAGCAGTTTAAGGTGCCTCCTACTGCTCGTCCCCCATCGCCTCTGAATACGGCGCGTGGTGAAGGACCGGTTAAGGCACCTCAGCCAGAGGCGCCGGTTCAGGAATCGGAGCCGGAGCCTGCTCCGGAGCCTGCTCCGGAGCTGAAGAAGGTACCGTCGCCTACCGTCTCCGTGGGTGTGGTCTCAGCTGCTCCGGAGCCCGCAGCCGAGGAGCCCCCTACACAGACCGAGGCCACTGAGGAGGCCTACTACTAG
- the LOC108162929 gene encoding ER membrane protein complex subunit 3, whose translation MTELLIDPDIRVWVFLPIVLITFLVGIVRHYVSILISTQKKAEITQIQDSQAMIRARLLRENGKYLSAQSFSMRKNYFNSEETGYFKTQKRAPVAQNSSAMLTDMVKGNFINVLPMVVIGGWINWMFSGFVTTKVPFPLTLRFKPMLQRGVELASLDAAWVSSASWYFLNVFGLRSIYTLVLGENNHADQTQAQADAMTGAAMTMPQDPKAAFKAEWEALEITEYHNALKNIDADMMNIVAASDQSE comes from the exons ATGACAGAGCTGCTCATTGATCCGGACATTCGCGTGTGGGTTTTCTTGCCCATAGTGCTGATCACCTTTTTGGTTGGCATAGTGCGGCACTATGTGTCTATTCTGATATCAACACAAAAGAAGGCCGAAATAACCCAGATCCAGGACAG TCAAGCCATGATTCGCGCTCGCCTCCTGCGGGAAAATGGCAAATACTTGAGCGCCCAGTCATTCTCCATGAGGAAAAACTACTTTAACAGCGAGGAAACGGGCTACTTCAAGACCCAGAAGCGGGCGCCTGTGGCCCAGAACTCATCTGCCATGCTGACTGACATGGTAAAAGGGAACTTCATCAACGTACTGCCGATGGTCGTCATCGGAGGATGGATTAATTGGATGTTCTCTGGTTTCGTGACCACCAAGGTGCCGTTTCCGCTGACCTTGCGCTTCAAGCCCATGTTACAACGTGGAGTTGAGCTAGCTTCCCTGGACGCTGCCTGGGTCTCATCCGCCTCCTGGTATTTCCTCAACGTATTCGGTCTGCGCTCCATCTACACATTAGTCCTGGGTGAGAACAACCACGCGGACCAGACTCAGGCCCAAGCAGATGCAATGACTGGCGCCGCCATGACCATGCCGCAGGACCCTAAGGCAGCCTTCAAAGCGGAATGGGAGGCTCTGGAGATCACAGAGTACCACAATGCCCTGAAAAACATAGACGCCGACATGATGAACATCGTTGCAGCCTCCGACCAAAGTGAATGA
- the LOC108162930 gene encoding protein dpy-30 homolog produces MEAKSEAPISPASTPNATPVTAEVAKEQNCTNNSQGNSVPAAGTGAPPAQASASAQQPPIKKPSPSSLPTRQYLDQTVAPVLLHGLQALARERPTNPIQFLASYLLKHSNGCEDNPPVTEGNS; encoded by the coding sequence ATGGAGGCCAAATCGGAGGCACCCATATCCCCAGCCTCGACGCCGAACGCTACCCCAGTGACTGCAGAGGTAGCCAAGGAGCAAAACTGCACTAACAATTCGCAAGGCAACTCGGTCCCCGCGGCGGGAACCGGAGCGCCACCAGCGCAGGCATCAGCTTCAGCCCAGCAACCACCCATCAAGAAGCCGAGCCCCAGCTCGCTACCCACACGCCAGTATTTGGACCAGACGGTGGCTCCCGTGCTACTCCACGGACTACAGGCTCTCGCGCGGGAACGTCCCACAAACCCTATTCAATTCCTGGCCTCCTACTTGCTGAAACACAGCAATGGATGTGAGGACAATCCCCCGGTCACCGAAGGAAACTCCTAG
- the LOC108162925 gene encoding nuclear pore complex protein Nup107, with translation MADSLFRMSSSGLLQTSANSSNLQKTLSRSMRPEKNVSTLSETLMDTDDSNRGRSRMDVLFIQFFNILQAHTSESETFDVLLSLSLACKAVVEQLQLEIEEGMGGEQGAAHRTASINWLKQEINTWRLLHGIYYDRILVQTDTQADDEMQEGGTLGGSEKMVITQLYAINSTLREYQLVVDWLEASYDGKDAENLLHYHDPMMAWENTLFQLENLQGVAFGKKHDIVTSLDPDAPVREKRPLHALDEEDNMRLGRAIFGAIRRGSIDDALKLCKHYGQTWKAAILEGWRLHEDPNFELGGSLVNEKLPIEGNPRRDVWKRCAWRVADSNRYDVFTRATAGVFSGHLSSLKALSHSNWHDLLWAHIKVQIDIRVESEIREYCTKRYQDMPEDYWNGKMTLEQIFDELNVAKDLSVKDFAKGHLGIIQRHLILDTCGELIQQMVRWLETGISKLSSHQLRFMAHIVLFLRQIGRVENEKMAEKIIASYVEALLARGDAQLIAYYCAPLSNRLQVKLYSQFLEKVEQKRARELAIDAALQAGLDVEQITRFTVENIRHTHYPLGELGEPHAGEISASDQFKIAALEWLIFLPEQRSELLWQACAMMRIYLASNKIECMRQTFLMVPGDVVTRLIGTVGSLENLPPREECSLKEYLCYKVYLTGVDSFVEWNCLYKNPPQKPVAIGATSQDNFTERLVCELKEQTYRSELERWEQKVKEEAKQTTEALYNILTFPEKGWLVDPFISKEPANAAQLNWENRLLQMEKLRSLCLPEIALLLHEVMSKSGDLVGCVRLADELASEHRQLYKVYTKHKMAELLSKIADTSLELLNSKLDPWGYPITV, from the exons ATGGCCGACAGCCTATTCCGAATGAGTAGCAGTGGATTGCTGCAAACGAGTGCGAATAGCTCTAATTTACAGAAGACTCTATCCCGCTCGATGCGTCCTGAAAAAAATGTTTCGACATTGAGTGAAACGCTAATGGACACTGATGATTCGAACCGGGGCAGGAGCCGGATGGATGTCCTCTTCATCCAATTCTTTAATATCCTGCAAGCGCACACCAGCGAGTCGGAGACCTTCGATGTTTTGCTGAGCTTGTCCCTAGCCTGCAAGGCGGTCGTGGAGCAACTGCAGCTGGAAATTGAAGAGGGCATGGGCGGAGAGCAGGGCGCCGCGCACAGAACGGCCAGCATTAATTGGCTAAAGCAGGAGATCAACACTTGGCGCTTGCTCCATGGCATCTACTATGATCGAATATTGGTACAGACCGATACCCAAGCAGACGATGAAATGCAGGAAGGAGGCACTCTTGGAGGCAGTGAGAAAATGGTAATCACTCAGCTGTATGCCATCAATTCCACCCTGAGGGAGTACCAGCTGGTTGTCGACTGGCTGGAGGCCAGCTACGACGGGAAGGATGCAGAGAATTTGCTTCACTACCACGACCCGATGATGGCCTGGGAGAACACGCTCTTCCAGTTAGAGAATTTACAGGGAGTTGCGTTCGGGAAAAAGCATGATATTGTCACGAGCTTGGATCCCGATGCTCCTGTGAGAGAGAAGCGTCCTCTGCACGCTCTAGACGAGGAAGACAATATGAGGTTGGGCCGCGCGATTTTCGGGGCCATCAGGAGAGGAAGTATCGATGATGCCCTTAAGTTGTGCAAGCACTACGGCCAGACGTGGAAAGCTGCCATACTGGAGGGATGGCGGCTCCACGAGGATCCAAACTTTGAGCTCGGCGGATCCCTGGTCAACGAGAAACTGCCCATTGAGGGAAACCCTCGTCGCGATGTGTGGAAAAGATGCGCCTGGCGTGTGGCCGATTCGAACCGCTACGACGTTTTCACACGCGCCACAGCCGGCGTCTTTTCGGGACACCTGAGTTCTTTAAAAGCACTGTCACACAGCAATTGGCATGATCTGCTCTGGGCCCACATTAAGGTTCAAATCGACATTCGtgtggaatcggagattcggGAATACTGCACAAAGCGTTATCAGGACATGCCCGAGGACTATTGGAACGGAAAAATGACATTGGAGCAGATTTTCGACGAACTGAATGTAGCCAAAGATCTGTCTGTGAAGGACTTTGCCAAGGGCCACTTGGGCATCATACAGAGACATCTCATCCTGGACACGTGTGGCGAGTTGATCCAGCAAATGGTGCGCTGGTTAGAGACGGGCATCAGCAAGCTGTCTTCTCACCAGCTCCGCTTTATGGCCCACATTGTTCTGTTCCTGCGGCAGATTGGACGTGTCGAAAACGAAAAAATGGCTGAAAAAATCATCGCTTCCTATGTAGAGGCGTTGCTCGCTCGTGGAGATGCCCAGCTTATTGCCTACTATTGTGCGCCATTGTCCAACCGACTCCAAGTAAAACTCTACTCTCAATTCCTCGAAAAAGTTGAGCAGAAACGTGCGCGagagctggccatcgacgctGCATTGCAAGCGGGACTGGACGTGGAGCAGATCACCCGCTTTACTGTGGAAAATATACGACACACTCATTATCCACTGGGAGAGCTCGGGGAACCGCATGCAGGAGAAATATCAGCTTCGGACCAGTTCAAGATCGCGGCTCTGGAGTGGCTCATCTTTCTGCCGGAGCAGCGGAGCGAACTTCTCTGGCAAGCATGTGCCATGATGCGTATTTATCTGGCTTCTAACAAGATCGAGTGCATGCGCCAAACATTCCTGATGGTGCCCGGCGACGTGGTCACCCGTCTAATAGGTACCGTAGGCTCCTTGGAAAATCTGCCGCCTCGCGAGGAGTGCAGCTTGAAGGAATATCTTTGCTACAAGGTCTACCTCACTGGCGTCGACAGCTTCGTTGAGTGGAATTGCCTTTACAAGAATCCTCCGCAGAAGCCAGTGGCCATTGGGGCTACCAGCCAGGACAACTTCACGGAGCGGCTGGTGTGCGAGTTAAAGGAGCAGACCTATCGCAGTGAGCTGGAAAGATGGGAGCAGAAGGTCAAGGAGGAGGCAAAGC AGACAACGGAAGCTCTATACAACATTTTGACGTTCCCGGAAAAAGGCTGGCTAGTGGACCCCTTCATCTCTAAGGAGCCGGCCAATGCTGCGCAGCTCAATTGGGAGAATAGACTGTTGCAGATGGAAAAGCTGCGCTCCCTCTGTCTGCCCGAGATCGCACTCCTCCTTCATGAGGTTATGTCCAAGTCCGGAGACCTTGTTGGCTGTGTGCGCCTGGCAGATGAATTAGCCAGCGAGCATCGTCAGCTTTACAAAGTCTACACCAAGCACAAGATGGCCGAGCTGCTCTCCAAGATTGCCGACACTTCCCTGGAGCTGCTCAACTCGAAACTGGATCCCTGGGGCTACCCCATTACCGTCTAG